In the Loxodonta africana isolate mLoxAfr1 chromosome 1, mLoxAfr1.hap2, whole genome shotgun sequence genome, one interval contains:
- the LOC100666773 gene encoding tubulin beta chain: MDSVRSGPSGQIFRPDNFVFGQSGAGNNWAKGHYTEGAELVDSVLDVVRKESESCDCLQGFQLTHSLGGGTGSGMGTLLISKIREEYPDRIMNTFSVMPSPKVSDTVVEPYNATLSVHQLVENTDETYCIDNEALYDICFRTLKLTTPTYGDLNHLVSATMSGVTTCLRFPGQLNADLRKLAVNMVPFPRLHFFMPGFAPLTSRGSQQYRALTVPELTQQMFDSKNMMAACDPRHGRYLTVAAIFRGRMSMKEVDEQMLNVQNKNSSYFVEWIPNNVKTAVCDIPPRGLKMSATFIGNSTAIQELFKRISEQFTAMFRRKAFLHWYTGEGMDEMEFTEAESNMNDLVSEYQQYQDATAQEEEKGEGEGGACVQYIVVSVF, translated from the exons ATGGACTCAGTCAGGTCTGGGCCATCTGGCCAGATCTTCAGGCCAGACAACTTCGTCTTTG GCCAGAGTGGTGCCGGCAATAACTGGGCAAAGGGCCACTACACAGAGGGAGCAGAGCTGGTGGACTCCGTGCTGGATGTGGTGAGGAAGGAGTCTGAGAGCTGTGACTGTCTCCAGGGCTTCCAGCTGACCCACTCGCTGGGGGGTGGCACGGGGTCCGGGATGGGCACGCTGCTCATCAGCAAGATCAGGGAGGAGTACCCCGACCGCATCATGAACACCTTCAGCGTTATGCCTTCTCCCAAGGTGTCAGACACCGTGGTGGAACCCTACAATGCCACCCTCTCTGTCCACCAGCTGGTGGAGAACACCGATGAAACCTACTGCATTGACAATGAGGCCCTGTATGATATATGTTTCCGCACCCTGAAACTGACCACCCCCACATATGGGGACCTCAACCACCTGGTGTCGGCCACCATGAGCGGGGTCACCACCTGCCTGCGTTTCCCAGGCCAGCTGAATGCAGACCTCCGCAAACTGGCCGTGAATATGGTGCCCTTCCCCCGGCTGCACTTCTTCATGCCCGGCTTTGCCCCCCTGACCAGCCGGGGCAGCCAGCAGTACCGGGCCCTGACCGTTCCTGAGCTCACCCAGCAGATGTTCGACTCCAAGAACATGATGGCTGCCTGCGACCCCCGCCATGGCCGCTACCTGACGGTGGCCGCCATCTTCCGGGGTCGCATGTCCATGAAGGAGGTGGACGAGCAGATGCTCAACGTGCAGAACAAGAACAGCAGCTACTTCGTGGAGTGGATCCCCAACAACGTGAAGACGGCCGTGTGCGACATCCCACCCCGCGGCCTCAAGATGTCCGCCACCTTCATCGGCAACAGCACGGCCATCCAGGAGCTGTTCAAGCGCATCTCCGAGCAGTTCACCGCCATGTTCCGGCGCAAGGCCTTCCTGCACTGGTACACGGGCGAGGGCATGGATGAGATGGAGTTCACCGAGGCCGAGAGCAACATGAACGACCTGGTGTCCGAGTACCAGCAGTACCAGGACGCCACGGcccaggaggaggagaagggggagggggaagggggagcATGTGTCCAATACATCGTGGTCTCTGTATTCTAA